Below is a genomic region from Kribbella qitaiheensis.
CCCCGGTCGGCCGATCCGGCCGATCTGTTCCAGCTCGCGAACGCCATGGACGGCGAACGGCTGACCCACGAAATCGCCCGCAGCCTCGATCGGTCCGGTGCGGTCGAGGCCTGGACCAGCCGGCTGGTCCCGCTGCTGGTGGGGGTCGGGGACCAATGGGAGCGGACCGGCGAGTGCGTAGAGGTCGAGCACCTCGCGACCGAGGCGGTCGTGAGCGGCCTGAGGTATCACACCCGTCGCGCGGTCGAGCGCCACAAGCCGGACGAGACCGGGCGCCCCGTAGTACTGGCGTGTCTCGAGCTGGAGGATCACGCGCTGCCTCTGCTCGCCGTCGCGGCGGCGCTGGCGGAGCGAGGCGTGCGTGTGCAGACGCTCGGTGCGGCGACGCCGATCAACTCCCTGTCAGCCGCCGTACGCCGAATCCGCCCGGCCGCGGTCTTCATCTGGTCCAGCGCCCCCCGAACCGCAGACGTCGAGTCCCTCCAGAGTCTCGCCCGCACCCGCCCGTCGTACTCCCTGGTCGTAGGCGGCCCCGGCTGGCAAGCCCTAGGCCGCCCCGACGGCTGGGTAGGCTCCCTCGCCGACGCCGTAGAAGCCCTGGTAACCGCTGCCCACCGCTAACCAAGCTGAGGGCGGGTGGGCTGGGTATGCTGTGGGGGTTGTGACCGGCGGTGGGGCTCGCCGGACCGAACCGTCGCCTGATCGGTGGCCAACAGTCCCTACCTGTCGACCCTGCGGCCTGCCGTGGGGCCATTTTTCGGGTAGGAGGTAGGTCCAAGTGCGCTTAGATCCAGCTCCGGGTGAACCGGTCGACTCTGATGTCGATCTGCGGTTCGCGCGGTCTGCTCGTCCGCCGGCTCGCGATGTCGCCGTGTTGGGCGTCGTCGCCGCGGGCGGGGCGATCGGCGCTGCTGCCCGCTATCTGGTCGGGCTGGCCTGGCCTACCGCGTCGGGGGGCTTTCCGTGGGCGACCTTGGGTATCAACGTGGTTGGCTGCGCGTTGATCGGGGTCTTGATGGTGCTGGTTGCTGACGTGTGGACGCACCAGCGGTTGCTGCGCCCGTTCGTCGGAACCGGGATGCTGGGCGGGTTCACCACGTTCTCCACCTACGCCGTGGACATCCAGCAGTTGTTCGCCGGTAGGCACGCGGGCACCGGGTTGCTGTACTTGGCCGGTACTGCGATCGGCGCGCTGGTCGCGGTCTGGGCTGCGGCGAGCACGACTCGACGGCTCGTCAGTCGGAGGCGGCGATGAACCTCCTGCTGGTGATTGTGGGCGCGGCTATCGGTGCGCCGCTGCGATACCTGACCGACCGTGCGGTGCAGAGTCGTCACGACTCGGTGTTCCCGTGGGGGACCATCACCGTCAACGTCGTCGGCTGTGTCGTGCTGGGCATCGTCGGCGGTGCGGCCAGTACTGCGAGCGTCCCGCACGAGGTGCAGCTGCTCGTCGGGACCGGATTCTGCGGCGCCCTGACCACCTACTCGACCTTCTCGTACGAGACGCTGCGCCTGATCGAGCAGGACGCGAAGTTCTTCGCCGCCGCGAACGTCGTCACCAGCATCGTCGCCGGACTCGGCGGCGCCTTCCTCGGCGTCGCGATCGCCCAGGCGCTCTAGCCCCGCCCAGAGCCGTCGAGGCGCTCTGGCCTTGACCAGAGCCGTCAGGCGTCGTCGGCTGGGTCGTAGCGGTAGTACTCGTGGGTGCCGTGGGGAGTGTTCGGTACGCCGGTGAGGGCTTCGATGACCATCGCGTGCGTGATCACCAGGAGCGGGCCGTCCGTACTCGCGGTGTGCCGGGCCAGTACGGCACGAGCCCGCTCACGGACCCTGGACAGCGGCTCCCACGGCCGCGGAACGCCTTCCGGCCATTCCCCGCCGTACGCGTCGAACTCGGCCCTGGCAGCCCGTACGTCGGCTGTGCCGCGCCAGGAGCCCGTGCTGTCCGGCAACCAGTCGCGCAGGTCGTAGTCGACCCGTACGCCGAGCGCCAGGCGGTGGCCGATGATCGCGGCGCTCTGCAGGGCCCGGGTGAAGGGCGAACTGACCAGGTACGTCGCGCCGATTCCGCTGAGCAGGTCCGCCAGGGCCTCGGCCTGCTTCGTGCCGTCGGAGCTGAGTGGTGCGGTGTCCGCGGCCATACCGGGCCAGCCCCGGCTGTCGACGGGTGTGTAGTCCGGCTCACCGTGCCGGACCAGGTAGATCTGTGTCACGAGCCCAGTTCTACCTGACAAACCAGCCAGCCGCTGGTCGGTCAGTGGTGTCGTCCAGTACGGGTCGAGGGTGGGCAGCAAGCGCGGCCGGTCGGCAGTGAGGTCCATGGCGGTGGCTCCCGTGCGGTTGTGGAACGGCGGTTGGTAGCTAGCTCTCGGCGGACGGGCCGAGGTGCGGGTCGGGCGGGTTGGGTCGGTGTGAGCGGGTACGGGTCAGCGGAGGTGGCGGGCGGCGGCCCAGCCGCGGGGGTGCTGGGTGGGGAGGCCCGACGGGTCGGCGACGCCGGTCGGCGGGCGAACGTTGTGGGAGGCACCGAACAGGTGGTCGAGGTCGGTGTCGGGCGTCGGCAGTTGCTCGTCGCGGCGCTCACGACTTAACTCCGCTGGTGGGTCGGGCTCCAGCCAGCGGACCTCGGTCGCGCCCTGGTGGCCGTGGACGGCGAGGACGGAATCAAGATCCGGCCAGACGGCTGTCGCGGGGTTGTTGCCCCGCCAGCGCAATGCCACCGAGCCGTCGGTGAACACACAGCCCTCGGCCACCACACCGGTCCCGGACACACCGCTGAGGTCGTGGTACCTGACGAGTTCGAACGTCCGCGGCCTCACTGCAAACCCCTTAGAACCTCAACATGGTCGTTGCGACCCTCAACGACGAATGGGTGGCCGCAGTTACACCGAGGTGGCGGATGGCGAGGTTAGGGAAGGCGGGATGGGGAGGTGGCCGCAGTTACACCGGGGGTGATGAAGGTCAGGCTGGGGAGGGTGGGAGTGGGTGATATCGTCTGCTGGGTGAAGCGTTGTTATTGGCGGTTTTTTGAGTGGCCGGCTGTGGTGCCGGGCGACTCAGCCGATTGCTGACGCCTGACCAAGTACCAGAGCCGGCTCGAGGCAAGGACATTCGTCCTTGCCTTTTCTCATTCGCAGCCGGCGCTGTCCACGGGAACGACCGCGGGATATCCGGCGGAAAGGTTCCCCAGATGAACACCCTCCCTCAGCAGGCGACCGGCGCGGTCGTGGACAGAAGGATCGAGAAGACCGTCCCGCTGATCACGCCATTGGCCCTGCACGACGAGCTGCCGATGACCGACCAGCTGGCCGAGGCCGTGGTCGCCGGCCGGCAGGCCGTCACCGACGTGCTGAACGGCACCGACGACCGCCTGCTCGTTGTCGTCGGCCCCTGTTCGGTGCACGACGCCAAGGCAGCGCTCGAGTACGCCGAACGACTCAAGCCCATCGCCGAGCGACTCTCCGACGGTCTGCTCGTCGTGATGCGCGTGTACTTCGAGAAGCCGCGCTCCACCCTCGGCTGGAAGGGCCTGATCAACGATCCCGACCTCGACGGCTCCGGCGACGTGAACAAGGGCCTGAGGACCGCTCGCGCCCTGCTGCTCGAAGTACTGGCCAAGGGTCTCCCGGTCGGTTGTGAGTTCCTCGACCCGATCACTCCGCAGTACATCGCGGACACGGTCTCTTCTTCAAGGGAGCGGTGGGCGGCGTGACGCGAAGTGATGCGGTGATGATCCGGCTGGAGGCCGCGAAGCTCACGGGGCAGTCGATCCTTGCAGCTGAGCACGAGGCTCTCTACCTATGGCGCAAGGACCTGGAGGAACGCCGCGAGGTTGTTGTGTTCGATCCGGTAAAAGGCTTCTCACGACGCTCAGTCCCGGAGAATCGCTAGCTGAAATCTCCCTATGTTCCAGCCCTCAGTCGGCCGGGTGCCGATGGCTGGAACATAGAGCGATTTGGCTAGGGCCGGGTCCGTGATGATGGCGGCGATCCCGAGCCAGGCCCAGGCCCAGTGCCAGGACTGGTCGGTGGTGAGGGTGCATTTGGAGTCCGCCGGGACAGCCGGGACAGGTGTTGCTGGGAGGTGTCCCGGCTCCGGGCATACAAAACCGCAGGTCACAGCGCTGCCGGGACAGCAGGGACAGCCGGGACACCTTCCGAGTACGACAGGCGCTCTCCGCCCGCATAGAAGCCTGTCAGCTAGCTCCTGTGGATAACCGCCGTTTGGCCAGCGCGACTCGTGCCAGACTTGTAGTCAGATCCGATGAGGTCACCCTCGCGGATCCTGGCCAAGCCTGAAGGCGTGGGAGGGAGCGGCCTCGGAAGGCTGCCGGGTCGCCAGGTTTGAGGCCATTGAGAAGGTCGAGAATTTCCCCAAACAAAGGCCGGCCCCCGTTCGATTCAGGCGAACGGGGGCCGGCCTTTTGAGTTGAAGGATGGCGCGGGTATTAGCGGGTCTGTTCGGTGATCCAGCTGAGGTAGGCGTCTGATCCATCGGTGATTGGAAGGAAAATCAGTTCGGGCACCTCGCCGCTGTGATGCTCATCCAGCCAGTTGACCAGGTCATCGCGCTTGTCTGTTGCGGTCTTAATCCACAACTGCCACTCGGGTTCGGTCCAGACCTTCTCTTGCCACCGGTATACGGCTGTTATCGGCGAGGAGATTTGGACGCAGGCGGCCAAGCGAGCATCGACTAGGCCTTGAGCAAGCTTGCTCGCCTCTTCTGCCGTGGGTGTCGTCGTGAGTGCAACCACATGATCAGTTGGCGTCATCGCTAAGTCCTTCGGTCGGGGGAACCATCCGCAATGCGGTAGCTCCCACTGTCTTCTTCAGTTGTGCGATTTGTGCACGGGCCTCGTCCTCGCTCCGTGCTAGAACGCCCCAGCCGGACACCACATTCCCGTCGTGGCTGAGGCCAGTCCACATTCCCAAGGCGTTAATGCCGTGGTTGTGCAGGACGAAGTAGAGCGTTCCCTTGGAATTGACCGCGCCGTCTTCGGCCGCGTACCAGCCTAATAGAACCTTGTTATCCCAAAGGCGCATTTCGCCGCGCCAGTTATATCCACCCTCGTCTAGGGTGACGCTGCCCCGGGAATTTGTTTTGACGTGAATTAGATCGCCTTGTTGCGTCAGCATCACGGTCTGCGAGGTGATTACTTCTTGGCCATGCTGGCTCGTTTGCCAGGCCATCCACCATTCGCCGGACAGAGAAATTCGGTGCAGAAGAGTGGCTCCGGCCAGTTCGGTAACTGACACTTTTAGCGCTTCGGCGATTGCAACACCAACCAGCAACAGCGGCTGCTGCTCGCCCGCTTCGTAGCGGCGGATCTGCCGGATGCCGACGCCGACCTTCTCTGCTAGCTCGGCTTGCGACATCCGGAGCTCAGTGCGTCGCTTTCGGATCAGCTCTCCGGTGCGGGAGATCTCAGGTGCGCCTCGTACGTCAGGTGCGTCAGGGGATTCAGGGGTGTCGTCCATAGCCCCCAGTCTTGCGGACCAACTAGTCCTTGACAAGCGGACGCACAAGACCTCATAGTCTGTGACTAATTAGTCCGGTGGAGGTCTTACTAGACCTCTTCTCCGTACATCGATGACTGGGGTGAGCAGACGATGGAGTTGGCGATCTTCGGCTTGGTGCTGTTGGGCGCGCTGGGTGTGATGTGTTGGAAGAAGTGGGCGGCGGTGTTCGTCACGGTGTTGGGCGTGATGCTCGGGACCACGATTGCGAGTAGCGGCGGGATGCTGCATCAGCCGTCGCAGGACTTCACGAACTGGGTGCGGGCCGGTATCGGCACCCTCGGTCACAAGACGTTCGGTGGCCGGTCGTGACGGCCCCGGGTGCTGTGGGGCCGGGTGATGGACGCGCTGTACGCCGCGTCGGACGCCTCGCACCGGGCGCGGGGCTGGGAGGTCCGCAGGGGCACGTTCGGTGGTCGCCGGTACAGGCCGGACGTGGCCGCGTGGCTGGAGTCGCAGCGCCGGTTGGAGCGGTTCGGCTCGACGCCCGGCCCGGTCCTGGTGGTCCGCGACGAGGCTGCCGACGTGTTCGACGCGATGCGGTGGACACAGGACGACCTGACGCCGGTACTGCGGGCGGCGATTGAGCTGGGCCGCCGGGCGGACATCGTGCCTGCGTCCTGGGCCACCCTGCCGGCGGACCGTGTGATCTGTGACGGGCAGGAGGCCGCGTGATGGCCGGGTTGCGGATTGACCGGCCGTGCCGGGTACGGCGGGCCGTGGCGGGCTGCTGGGAGTGGACTTGTTTGTGCTCGCCCGCGGTGTGGCCGTGTACGAGCCGGGAGGCGACGTTCGCCGCCGCGATGGAGGCGGCCGACTCGCACCTGACCGACGCTCATGGCGTCTCGGAGCCGGTGGCGCTGGCGGTCGTGATCGATCTGGCCGCGTACCGCACCACGACCCTGGCCGCGCTGGTGGTTGCCGGTGCCCCGCGCGTCGGCGGTGAGGCGGCATGACCGGCAGGGCGTCGAGCGGTTTCGACCCGTTCCGGCCGCCGATGGTCGGTGCCGAGACGTGGCAGTCCGCGATAACGCTGGCGGGTTGGCGGTGTGAGTGCACCGGGCAGTGCGGCAAGGGTCATGTGAAGACCGAGGGGCGCTGCGGGACCGAGCACGGTTCCCTGCACCCGCTGGCCGTGGTCGCCGCTGACCCGGTCCTGTCCCTGCACGCTGTCGTCACCGGCGCCGAACTGGTCGCGCTGTGCGCGGGGTGCCAGGCCGGTGCGAAGCGGGCCGCGTTCAAGGCCGCCGAACGGGCCGCCATCGCCCGCACCGACCAACTCGACTTGTTCGACCTGACCGGAGGCGATGCCGCGTGAACACCCCGAATCTGACCTTGACCCTGATCGGTGCGGTGCCGGTCGTGACGGTGCCGGTGCGCGACGACGAGGCGACCAAGGCTGTTGTGCGCCACGAGCTCGGGTCGCTGGACGACTTCGACCTGCCGGCCCCGGTCCTGACCCGGTGCCAGGCCAGGGCTGAGCGGGCGCTGCACGCCGCGATCCGGACCGAGTACGACGACGGCGTGACCGTGCCGTGCCTGACCGATCCGGCGACCTGGGACGCCGACCAGAACCCGACCGATTTCCAGATCACGACCGCCGCGCGGTTGTGCCGGACCGCCTGCCCCGTGTTCGACCGGTGCGCCGCGTTCGTGGCGACCGAGCCGCCGGTGTGCGGAATCGTTGCCGGGCGCTTCATCCCGCACCCCATCGACATGGTCGAGCACCGCGCCGCGAGCCACGCCCGCAAGGACCAGGTCGCCGCCCGCGCGGCCTGACTTCACAACTCATCGAAGGAGAAACACGTCATGGCGAAAGACAAGTCCGCAACTGGCAAGTGGCGCAAGGACGTTGACGAGTTCATCGCCGGCGCCTACGCGAAGGCGAACAAGCCCGGCGCCAAGTTCACCAAGGCCGACGTGAAGGCGCTGCACGCGCGATTCCACCAGAGCATCGACAACGTCGAGTCCGCGACCAAACACAAGCGCTAGAACCCGCACTTGCCCGACTGCCTTGTCTGACTGGAGACCGCTGATGAACCGCAAGCGCTACAACACCACCGCACCGCGTGACCTGGTGCTGCGCGTTGCCGAGGGCACCGACCGCCGATGCGAGGCGTGCGCGGTGCGCCGGACCCGGCGGCGGATGGACGTGGCCGGCGTGGTGTTCGCGATTTGTGAGTCCTGCGCCCCGGTGCCGGTGATGGCGATTCTCCCGGCCCGCGACGGCGCCAACCAGACCTGTGATCGTACCGACTTCAAGGACGCTGCCTGATGACGCATCCCTTCCCCGCCAAGCCCAAGCTGATTACCAAGACCAGCCCGCTCGATCTGGCGTGGCGGGCACACGACGCCGCCGCCGCGTCGATCGGCAAGGCAGACACGAAGGCCGGATTCGTTGCCACGCTGGACACCGCGGTCCTGGCCGGAGTGCTGGCAATCGCCGACAAGTCCTCCTCGCCCAAGGCATTTCAAGTGTTGACGGGCTTGGGTGCTGGGTGTCTCGTGCTCGCGGTCCTATTCGCTGTGACCGTGGTGTTGCCGATCCTGCGGGTTCGGCAGACTCGGCGGCACGCGGCCGGGAACTGGCTGTACTTCGGTGCCGTGCGCCACCACAGCGCCACTGAGTTGGCCGACCGGCTGACCGGTGAGGACCCGCTGCGCGGGGTGTGTGCGCAGACCGTGACATTAGCCCGGCTGGCCTGGCTTAAGCACCGCCTGTTGCAGGCGTCGCTGCTGGCCACTGTCGCTGGAATCGCCCTGTTTCTGACTGCCCTGATCGCTGGAGGTACCCGGTGAACGACGAAAAGCTTGTCCAGTACGCCGATGACGCCTATGAGGCGATCCGTGCCCTCAACCACGGCACCTTCCGCGCGCTCCCGGCGCCGCTGGCTTACAGCGTGCTCGGCAATCTCCAGGCGATGGGGTTCGGCCTGGCCCAGTTGACCGGGCAGTTGTCCGGTGGGCTGACGGAGTCGCTGACCGCCTACGACGTGTACGACAACAACCGGGACCCGAAAGTGAGTGTCGCGATGGCTGCCGAAGCGCTGCGACTGGCCGCCGCCTCCGCGCAAGGTACGGCCGAACTGCTCGCCGCCGCGCAGTTGGCGATCAACGCGCAGGGCTACAACGTCCCCGACACCGACACCGACCAGGAGGACCAGGGATGAGCACGGGACTGGTTGCCGCTGGCAACGCGAGGACCGCGCGGGTGGACAAGCTGCGCGAGTCGGCGGCGAGCGCGTCGCAGGTGCGGGCGCTGTCCACGCACCCCGACGTGGTGGCGCTGCGGGTGGAGTCGGTCCGTACGCAGGTGGACCGGTGCATGTGGGTGGGGATCGTGCTGGGTCTGGCGTTCACGATGGTCAACGTTCAGGCGTTCGCCGCTCAGGGCGGGGTGCTGTGGTCGCTGCCTTGGTTCGCCGCGTGGCTGCTGGACCCGATGGTGTCGCTGGTGTTGATCGCGGTCTTGCGGGCCGAGCAGGTCACTGCCCGGTACCAGGTCAGCGACCACACCCGTTGGATCAGCCGCACGAAGCGGTTCGCGTTCGCCGCGACCTATGCGATGAACACTTGGTCGTCGTTCCTGCACAGGGATGTTGCGGGGATGGTGTTGCACTCGGTGCCGCCGTTGCTGGTGTTCTGCGCTGCCGAAACTGCCCCGGTGCTACGCGACCGGCTGACAGAAGCGGTGCTGCGCGCCGAGCGGACCGCCGCCGAAGCCAACCCGGCCGCACCGTCACTCACCGAGCCGGCCACAGCACCCGCCCCGACCCCGGTACTCGAGTCCGAGCACGCGGGCGACGCCGCACCCGACACGACCGCACCGGCCCGGAAGCGGACCGCCCGCAAGGCGCCCGCCCGCCCGGCAGGCAAGCGCAGCGGTAAGGCCACCGGCAAGGACAAGGCACGCGCGCACTGGGATGCCGAAATCGTGGCTGGCCGTGAGCCGTCCGGCGGGGAGCTGGCCCGGGTGGCAGGTGTTGACCCGTCGCTGGGCCGGCGCTGGCTGCGCGACTGGAAGACCGAGATCCCGACCGACCAGGACGCTACCGGCATCACGGCGGCCGCGACCACCGAAACCCCGCAGACCGACAGCACGGACGACCTGAGCCGCGAGATGGAAGAGGAGGCCGCCTGATGCGTTTCATCGGCCGCAAGACCAACGACGAGAACGACGACCGCGACGACGTGCAGGACGTGCCGGGTGAGCAGATGGGCGAGGTGGTCCCGCTGCACCGCGACACCGCCCCGATTCAGGACACGAACGACGACGAGGCCGGTGAGCAGACCGGGCCGCGTGTGCAGGACGTGATTGCGCGGGAGATCCCGGCGGGGGAGTCGGCGCCACCGGCTGACTTCGAGGTGGTGGACGGCGACGAGGATGCGGACGAGGTCGCTCCGGTGGTGATGCGGGTAGATCCGTTGCCGGGGTCGGTTCCGGGTCTGTTTCCGTGGGACCGTACCGACGAGCGTCGCGCGCCGATCCCGTTGTGGGTCAGCGATGCCGCGACCCGTAGGGCCGCGATCACCTGGGCGGGCGAGATGGCCAAGCACAAGGCGAAGTTCCACGCGGTGCGCACGCCGCTGTATGCCGCACGGGTGGCGGTGCGGGTACCGCGCGGCGGTGTCCGGGTGCTGCGTGACTACACCCGCTGGGTGAGCGACGCCGAGACCCGGCCGCTGCGTAACGAGGCGGTCCGCAAGGCTGACGCGGTCGAGCACATGAAGCTGGCGCAGAAGACCGCCGAGCGGCAGAAGGCGCGGCTGGCGATCTCGGGTGCACTGTCGGTCCCGGTCCTGGCGGGACTGGCTGTGGTGGTGTTCGCCGCTCCGGTCCCGGTCGCGGTCCTGCTCGCGATCGGTGCTGTGTCCTGGCTCGGGGTCCGGGGCGGGACCGAGGACAAGCCGTTGATCGGTCGCGCCGTCGTGACCGGGAAGGTCCCGGAACTGACCTCCGACATGATCATCCGGGCGCTGGGGTCGCTGAACAACTCGCTGCTCAACGCTGCGGTCAAGTCCGGTCGCGGGGTCACCTTCCCTAACCCGATCCACCGTGACGGGCCGGGCTGGCGGGCCGACATCGATCTGCCGTACGGCGTGACCGCGAACGACATCATGGACAAGCGCAAGGCGCTCGCATCCGCGCTGCGCCGGCCGCTGGGCTGTGTGTGGCCCGAGCCGGACGCCGACCAGCACGAGGGCCGCCTGATCTTGTGGGTGGGCGACAAGGACATGGCCAAGTCGCCCGCGACGCCGTGGCCGCTGGCCAAGGCGGGCAAGGTCAGCCTGTTCGAGCGGTTCGCGTTCGCGACCGACCAGCGCGGCCGGATGGTCACGCTGCTGCTGATGTTCGAGAACATGCTGATCGGCGCGATGCCCCGGTTCGGTAAGACGTTCGCGCTGCGGGTGGTCCTGCTGGCTGCCGCGCTGGACCCGACCGTTGAGATGTACGTCTACGAGCTCAAGGGCACCGGCGACCTGGACAGCCTGG
It encodes:
- a CDS encoding MerR family transcriptional regulator — translated: MNDVPTDSETLTVSAVARRLGIAAPTLRSWERRYGLSPSARSAGGHRRYSPQDLARFHAMLKLVNSGVPTAEAASTVRDRIYTARSPNVTSATSDAEGTPAQDHAVRRAPRNRPRSADPADLFQLANAMDGERLTHEIARSLDRSGAVEAWTSRLVPLLVGVGDQWERTGECVEVEHLATEAVVSGLRYHTRRAVERHKPDETGRPVVLACLELEDHALPLLAVAAALAERGVRVQTLGAATPINSLSAAVRRIRPAAVFIWSSAPRTADVESLQSLARTRPSYSLVVGGPGWQALGRPDGWVGSLADAVEALVTAAHR
- a CDS encoding cell division protein FtsK, with amino-acid sequence MRFIGRKTNDENDDRDDVQDVPGEQMGEVVPLHRDTAPIQDTNDDEAGEQTGPRVQDVIAREIPAGESAPPADFEVVDGDEDADEVAPVVMRVDPLPGSVPGLFPWDRTDERRAPIPLWVSDAATRRAAITWAGEMAKHKAKFHAVRTPLYAARVAVRVPRGGVRVLRDYTRWVSDAETRPLRNEAVRKADAVEHMKLAQKTAERQKARLAISGALSVPVLAGLAVVVFAAPVPVAVLLAIGAVSWLGVRGGTEDKPLIGRAVVTGKVPELTSDMIIRALGSLNNSLLNAAVKSGRGVTFPNPIHRDGPGWRADIDLPYGVTANDIMDKRKALASALRRPLGCVWPEPDADQHEGRLILWVGDKDMAKSPATPWPLAKAGKVSLFERFAFATDQRGRMVTLLLMFENMLIGAMPRFGKTFALRVVLLAAALDPTVEMYVYELKGTGDLDSLEQVAHRFHSGPGDDPALNATMAGLREVYAELETRAHAIKRLPVDLRKENKVTPEIAAKRSLGLYPVLVAIDECQELFSDKTHGAEAEDLCLGIIKRGPALGIMLVLATQRPDSDSLPTGVSANAGIRLCLKVMGQTENDMVLGTSSYKNGLRATEFTIKDKGIGILKGHADAHQTVRSYYIDGPAAEQIVKRARALRETAGTITGHAAGEATAVNTGPRFSLLDDITAVMAPGEDKVHSETICDRLEDLRPDFYKGWDATGLANALKPLGLKTDQVWATGTNGKPANRRGITRTDLDKARAANTKTNTKRDGGEGGEVTA
- the cutA gene encoding divalent-cation tolerance protein CutA, with amino-acid sequence MTPTDHVVALTTTPTAEEASKLAQGLVDARLAACVQISSPITAVYRWQEKVWTEPEWQLWIKTATDKRDDLVNWLDEHHSGEVPELIFLPITDGSDAYLSWITEQTR
- a CDS encoding Pycsar system effector family protein, whose protein sequence is MTHPFPAKPKLITKTSPLDLAWRAHDAAAASIGKADTKAGFVATLDTAVLAGVLAIADKSSSPKAFQVLTGLGAGCLVLAVLFAVTVVLPILRVRQTRRHAAGNWLYFGAVRHHSATELADRLTGEDPLRGVCAQTVTLARLAWLKHRLLQASLLATVAGIALFLTALIAGGTR
- a CDS encoding histidine phosphatase family protein — translated: MDLTADRPRLLPTLDPYWTTPLTDQRLAGLSGRTGLVTQIYLVRHGEPDYTPVDSRGWPGMAADTAPLSSDGTKQAEALADLLSGIGATYLVSSPFTRALQSAAIIGHRLALGVRVDYDLRDWLPDSTGSWRGTADVRAARAEFDAYGGEWPEGVPRPWEPLSRVRERARAVLARHTASTDGPLLVITHAMVIEALTGVPNTPHGTHEYYRYDPADDA
- a CDS encoding 3-deoxy-7-phosphoheptulonate synthase, producing the protein MNTLPQQATGAVVDRRIEKTVPLITPLALHDELPMTDQLAEAVVAGRQAVTDVLNGTDDRLLVVVGPCSVHDAKAALEYAERLKPIAERLSDGLLVVMRVYFEKPRSTLGWKGLINDPDLDGSGDVNKGLRTARALLLEVLAKGLPVGCEFLDPITPQYIADTVSSSRERWAA
- the crcB gene encoding fluoride efflux transporter CrcB — its product is MNLLLVIVGAAIGAPLRYLTDRAVQSRHDSVFPWGTITVNVVGCVVLGIVGGAASTASVPHEVQLLVGTGFCGALTTYSTFSYETLRLIEQDAKFFAAANVVTSIVAGLGGAFLGVAIAQAL
- a CDS encoding helix-turn-helix transcriptional regulator — protein: MDDTPESPDAPDVRGAPEISRTGELIRKRRTELRMSQAELAEKVGVGIRQIRRYEAGEQQPLLLVGVAIAEALKVSVTELAGATLLHRISLSGEWWMAWQTSQHGQEVITSQTVMLTQQGDLIHVKTNSRGSVTLDEGGYNWRGEMRLWDNKVLLGWYAAEDGAVNSKGTLYFVLHNHGINALGMWTGLSHDGNVVSGWGVLARSEDEARAQIAQLKKTVGATALRMVPPTEGLSDDAN
- a CDS encoding FluC/FEX family fluoride channel, which gives rise to MRLDPAPGEPVDSDVDLRFARSARPPARDVAVLGVVAAGGAIGAAARYLVGLAWPTASGGFPWATLGINVVGCALIGVLMVLVADVWTHQRLLRPFVGTGMLGGFTTFSTYAVDIQQLFAGRHAGTGLLYLAGTAIGALVAVWAAASTTRRLVSRRRR